In the Brettanomyces nanus chromosome 1, complete sequence genome, tccacctcctcctccattTGGAAGTCATCACCATCACGGTTTTGAAGGGTTTGGAGAACCACAAGAACCAAGAGGTCCTAGATGTCCAAGAGGATCGAGAGGAAGATGGGGATCAAGAGGACCAAGAGGACcaccaagaagatcaagaggTCCAGGAGGTCCAAGAGATCCAAGAGATCCAAGAGATCCAAGAGGTCCAAGAGGTCCAAGAGGCCCAAAGGGTCCAAGAGATCCAAGAgaaatttcaaaaagaCCAATGGGACCTTGGGAGCCTCCTATGGATTATGATTTCTACTCAATCCCACCACCTTATCCATTCGAACCATTTGACGGCGGTGAAAGGAAATTCCATCAACATCGAGGACCAGCGGAATACTGGTAAAATCACAGTACACAATCGACAGTGTTATTTGCTATCATATGGAGAAAAACAATTATTTATATAACTATTAGTGCAGCTATTAAGAGCTTTCAAACACATAAATCAAAATATATTATTGAACCAAAGTGAGCTAAGCATAAACCTTATGTAGAGAAAGGACAGAAAGGAgtaaagagagaaaaaagcaATGTAGACAATTTTTATGCTACTGTAATGTAACCGAGAAACAATAAACGCAAATAGATCATGTCGGACATTAAAGTGCCTCCATCAGCTTTGCTTAGCTCTcagaaagtgaagaagtcaATCTAATTAGCCGAATTGGGACataagatgaaagaaaatcTAAGTGCGcacaaagaaaaagattgCGGTGATGGATAACCTGACTTTCCACTAAGGGCTAGTTAGttgttcaaaagaaactAGTGCATCTCCAAAACGGTCAAATCTGCACCCCTCATATAGCGTTAATATACAGCTCCTTTTACCATGGCAAAACGGCGACTTAAGCCCGTGGAGCCTCGCAAACTGGACGCCCCTCGAATTCTACCCAATACGTCGATTCACTTTAATTTGGGGGACTCTTCATCCCTAAAGGGTGGTGGTAGTCGCGGCCCAGCAGTTATAACTCTTTCCGAAAGATTACACAGTACAGTTCTTCCCAAACGAAGGAGAGTTGTTCGGGCCTGCGATCGATGTCGCAAGTTGAAGATCAAATGCTCAGGTGATATCCCATGCATTCATTGTACTGTATACAGTTACGAATGCAGCTACAACCAACCTCTCCGAACGCGAAAGAAAGGTGGAAATGGCTCTCTGAGTGGCACTAACGGAAATTCCAGCGGGAGGGGGAGAGCTACCGGTCCAGGAAACTCAGGATTCTCCGGTAGTTCAGGTGGCAGTGGTCCTAATGCGCCTAGCGGGTCCCATACAGACACTCTAACCACCAATACATCATCCCCAACGATATCAGCATTGGCTTCGTCGAACCCTGGACTTCTTGCCAAGCTCTCAGATAGACTCAAGCTGTACGATGACATCCTTCACAGACTCTTACCGGACATTAAACTCACAGATCTCAACGATAATCCTCAACCGATCAATCCCATGAAGCTTATGGCTGCTCTGAACAAAATCCGAGAGACCAATCAGAACGACTCTCTTTCTGGCAGTAAAGCGATAGCTCACACATATGATTTATTACCCGAAATCCCTGTGCCGTACATTCCTACAGTTAAAATGCCATTTGGCGGTACTAAAGGTTCACCAGGCATGCAGGGCGCCAAGAGCATACAGGGTACCCAAGCCATTAAACCCGCACAGGTCACTTCAGGATTGGACAATTTTCCTTTCTCAGCAGTGTCCAAAGCTGTGGCCCTTACCCCAGTCGGTTCTTCGTCTTGCATAAACTCCGATGATTCATCCATCGGTCGCGAGATTAAGATCATTCTCCCTTCCAGAGAGGTGGCTTTAGAGCTTATAGCAAAAACCTGGAGTAGTGCATGCGTTTTATTTCGGTTTTACCACCGTCCAGCATTCATCGAGGACCTTAATGAACTTTACGACATTGATCCGTCTCAATACACTAACAAGCAACAGAGATTTTTACCTCTTGTCTATTCCGTACTGGCATGTGGtgctcttttcttcaagagtGATGAAATGACTTCTGGCATCTCTACCCGAAAGGAAGCAGGACCTAAGGTGGAAGACGTGGAAGATGAGGGCTACCGTTATTTCACTGCTGCAAGAAAACTTATTGATATTACTGATACAAGAGACACATTTGGTATTCAGACAATTGTGATGCTTATAATTTTCTTGCAATGCTCCGCCAGACTTTCCACCTGCTATGCCTACATTGGCATTGCGCTTCGGGCTGCCTTAAGGGAAGGTCTACATAGAAAATTAGACTATCCGTTCAATGCCATTGAGTTAGAGACTAGAAAGCGACTTTTTTGGACTCTATACAAGATGGATATATACGTCAACACAATGTTGGGATTACCTCGAACCATCAGCgaggatgattttgatCAGGAACTTCCGATTGAGCTCGATGACGAAAACATTACTATTACTGGTTATCGCTATGAGAGGCAAGGCAGTAGACTGTCCAGTTCCGGTATTGCCAATGCACATACCAAGTTAATGCTCATCATGGGCCATATAGTGGCCAAGTTGTATCCagtgaaaaggaagagcGCTCCACCAAAAAGTAGAAGTTTTGCCAGAGCTATTCAAGGCCATCCAGGCATGGCACATGATATTGTCTCCGAGCTTGAAATGGAGCTTCAGAAATGGCTCGACTCACTACCTATGGAACTTAAACCTGGTATGGAGCCTCCCGAGCAGTACCTTAAGGCAAATAGACTGCTTCACATGTCGTATTTACATGTCAGAATTATCTTATACCGCCCTTTCATCCATTATATTGCGGCCGGTGGAAGAGCGGCTTCTGATATCGAGGGATCTACGGCATCCCTATCAAAGGCACAAAATTGTATCAATGTAGCCCGTGTTGTTGTGAAGTTGGCGGAGGATATGATTGAGAGACACTTACTCAGTGGCTCGTATTGGTTTTCTATTTacaccatcttcttttccgtGGCATGTCTAGTGTACTACGTTCACTATGCTCCTTCGTTGAGTGCAGATGGCAATTTGGATCCAAATTATTTGGCTGTTAAAAAGGATGCAGAATCCGGGAAAAAAGTGCTAGATCAGTTGAAAGACAGTTCCACTGCTGCACGCCGAACGTACAACATTCTCAACGCCTTGTTTGAGCAGATGAACGGACGAACAGCCGGATCCAGTCATAGCGAAGAATCATTTGTTACTCCTCGGATGGGAAGATGgaaacagaaagagagtgGGCCTCGTGAATCAGTTGGATCTCCTAGAGATTTTCCTCTGTCCTACTCTGCTGTCGATGCCGCGTCTCACAAGCTTCCTAATGAGcagatcaacaagatcatcaatggtGTGAATTTCATCGACGGTGTTCCTACTGGGATTAATCTGGCAACAGCCAGTCTTGCTGAGCAGGGAGCAGGAAGAAATGCATGTGTAGGGCCTCCTGCGGCAACTTCTTCGAGAGTGAAAACAGCTAATGCGGCTgcactttcttcatctgcgGATATTCAGTCATCTTACAACTCGTCCACGCTGCCATTTGAGCCTGCTACACCTTTTGCACCACCTTCAGTGGTTGGAGAGAACGATCCTTTGGGGACATCTTCAATCGACTCTCAGTATGTTCCTGGTCCGATGGATCAACTGGATATGAAGATATTCGGACGATTTTTACCCCCTTATATGCTGAGCCAATCGGTTGGCCATCCACAGATCCAGAGTATTCAGGAGTCTGGTACAGATTCCATGCAACCATTGCCTGCTGGTACAGAACGAGATTCTTTTGATGCAAACGCTTCTGCTTCCTTGATGAACAGGCCGCAGGATGTGGCCGCGTTTCTACCCTACGATGGACAACAGGATAGCATATTTGAACAGCCCACATCGGCCATTCCTTCTGGCCTTTCCACGGTGGTTCAATCGGAACAACAGAGAGAACAGGATCAGCAGAAACTTCAACAGGAGGGAGACTCTGTagctttttcttcaacggCCTCACCAACAGAGACACCACCTCTTGACAGTAACTTTGCAGACTTCCTATTCGATGATTTCTTCGACAATAAAAGGACGAGAAGGGACAAACAGTGAGATATCACATACAGTGTTAAATATAGGCTCGTAGATTTCGGTACAAATAAACATATTCTTACAGGTAAGTTACTTATGGgagatatatatattggTCAATTAATAGATAAGCTaaacaaagaaacaaacaaaatAGAGACAATAATGTaaaaaagggaaagaaaaaacacTATGGATACAAAACAGGAACAGAACAAGTTGACAATAAAATACAGGGTCAGACACAATAGATGCTCactcatttcttcttgctaTCTTTCCGTTTGGggcttcttcctcttcctctgaTTCCACGGTTCAAGTTCTTATACAAACTGGCAAAGTAGTCCAACAAATCTCTCTCCTGTTCCGGcaatctttcaaaatcctcGAGGTTCCGCATGTGGGCCAGCCTATTTGTGAGGGCATTAATAGTATCCTGGTGGAATCTGTTTTGGTGGGCCTTAAGGTTACCAAGCTGAGTGAAAGACTTGTTACAATTGTCAAATTTGCACTGGTACGGACGAACATTCTGGTGAGTGAGCTGATGAGCCTGAAGATTACCCTTACGAGAAAACATCTTCCCGCAAGTGTCACACTTGAAAGGCTTTTCACCCGTGTGGAGACGCAAATGCGTCCGGAGATTACCACCCTGGGTAAATCTCTTGGAACAGTACTGACATTGGTATGGCTTCAAGCCGATATGTGACCGTATATGGACCTCCAAGTGCGTGGATTGTGTAAATTTCTTCATACAATACTGGCACTGGTGCTGCTTGTGGCCACGAATATTAGGCTTTTCCACACCTCCCACCAATTCCACGGGATTAGGCAGCACTGACTGCCTTTTGGATTCATCAGGACCACTAATCTCTTCCAGAACGGTACCATCTTCAGCCTGCCTAATATCTCCAGTCAtacctttctttctggctTGAATTACAAGCATCAACTGGTCCACTTTTGTGGCGCCAATAAGAGgtcttccatcttcagtGTGCATGGCTTCAGAGGCCGGAACAAGCATTGCCTTACCATCAACAGTGGTGGCTACCCTAGCAGCATTCTTCATCTGGGGAACAAGTTGTTGTACGGGCaaagacttcttctttttcaaagagcCTCCCTCTAAAATAGTACTGCCACTTTCAGACTTCTTGTGCTTCCGCGTGCGACGTGTCTTGCGATCTCTCACCTTGCCAATTGCATTTTTTGCTTGTTCCTGCTGAGTAGTTCCAAAAGACATCATCTGCGGTTGAGGTCTTtgcagttgttgaagagatctttggaaCTGAGGTTGCAATGCTGGGTGCTGCAGCTGAGGTTGGAATTGCTGGAACTGATTCTGCTGAGCAGCTGCAGCACTTTGTTGACCCTGAGGACCTCCCCTCTGCTGTGCCTGATATCCTAGAGGCTGGTTCACCATTCTTGATGGTAGTGGCAACATTGGAGCTTGGTAGATACTACCACGATGAGcttgctgttgctgaggAGACTTAGACGAGCGAGAACGCGTGCCATTTCCTGAACCTTGTTGTTGGGATTGTCCTTGTCCCAGCTGAGAACGCTCTCCCTGTTGAGAAGACACCTGCTGTTGACCAGAGTTACCCCCTTGGTCCGGATAACCGGGGATATTGTCGAGAATATCACCAACACCATCCCTTTTAAGAAACGAATCAATGTCTCCTTGCTGAACTTCCTGTCCACCGGTGGCTCCTGGCTGCTGGATGGAAGGAATGCGCTTGAAAAAGTGCGAGCCCTGACGAGAAATCAGACCAGCTTGCTGGGCTTGCTGAAACTGCTGATATTGCTgggcagcagcagcggcagcagcGGCCGAGTTCTGCTGGTTGGCAGCCTGTGAGGGGTTCACATTAACACCCTGGTTCTGCAACGTTGGAGTAGGCTGTCCATAGGCGTCCAGCTGCTCAGAAGgtcttcttccaccaaaCAGGTGATCAGAACCTGCGTGCAGCATTCTTTCGGAAGAATATGGTTGGATGAACGGTCCATACTGACTGGCAGCGGCAGCGGCCCCAGGTGGATACATAAAGCTATAATCACGTTGCATGTCCACATAGCCAAACTCCTGCGGAGGCTGAGCATAGCCGGCTGCACCATTGACTGCGTTGGCATTAGCACCACCAGCATTCTGGCCATTCGCACCAGGACCTCCGTTGGATCCATTCTGCCCATTGATACCATTGCCAGCGCCATTTCCATTGGTTCCACCAACACTGTTACCAGGCTGCTGGTTGACCTGGTTCACACCAGACACCCCATGATAACCTTGGGCgtgctgctgctgctgctgttgctgctgttgttgttgttggcCAGTGGCTTGACCAGTAGCCTGACCTGGGTAGCCTTGCTGCGCCGTACCATCAAAGGAGAACCTTGGATAGAAGATAGAATCTTGTCTTGGAAACATCTTTCTTACCTTATCTTTAGACTTAAATGGTCTTGATGTGTAGATAATATGCTTTTTGTGACTTGCTTCCTCTTATTCTTTTTCGTGATCGCCTCTTACGATTCACGGTGACAGATAAAGTGTGGCTGCTTTAGAAGTCCAGCGAACACAATTTACGGTCAGTTACAATCCACGGGGAAGGTCTTCAGAAACTTCTCAATACGCGGTCTGATAGCTGGATGTTTTGTCCGATCTATTGACTGTGTGATAAGCAGAAATGTTGATGTTGTTtggtaaaaagaaactgaaTCAAATGGTGacaacttttcttttttctttgtgattttttttttctttctttctttctttccatcattCTTTACTTctgctttttttctttttcgcCCCCCAGCTTTGCGATTATGTAATCAGGAGAGGGTAAGCTATTTTCCTATTTAATCATTGTAGGGTTTTATTGTATATAATCCCAGTCGGTAAAttatgatgagaagaataacGTAGTTACAAATTTCGATGATTCATCAATTATTTATTACTATCCAACTTATAGTTAGTTCATCCTAATCCAATACAAGTCGTCTTATTTCTCAACAAGCATTAAACCTCCTCAAACCTTTATATTAGCACATCCTCTCTAAAGCTTATTTTTATACTTGGTTTTCGAGACTCTTTATTTTAACTAGTCAAAAAATCTGGCTTTTGAAGTGTCAACGAAATCTGTCAACGAGATCGATCAACGAAATCCttactctttcttggaCCCTTCTTTCCCCACCCCTAGACATAGTCATATCCTACCACTCAAGCCGCGCACCGGTctgtctttctttttctattcaatcacttcctttctttttggatctgcttctttggtactatttcttttttctgaTGCTTCATCTCTCGATTCTTGCAAATCTAAGCTGACTTAGCAGAAGAATAGCCGAAGTTCATTTGGTCTAAAATGTCATTCCTTAATCAGCTTATTTGCTCCTTACTTCTATAGTCACTCCTGCCCAATCCCAGATAAAGGAAATACCTTCAGGTGAGGACTCAGAAGGTATCGAGTTTTGAATTATACCTTTTTTAGTCTTCCTTCTCCCAACTTTATTAGAACACCATTTATTATTATAACACCAATAAActggttctttcttgtccTTCGAAAGCTCGATTGTATTGTTAGTCCTTTGTATTCACATGATCTCGCTCACGTGATATATGCAAACAATTCTCTTGCAAAAAGCGAacaagaaatggaaaaaaagttggatttggatttcaaattttttttatcatATCTTATTCATTACGATCAAATAACCACTTATTTTATCGGGACAGAAATGAGCGAcaaagaggaggaaaataATCAACAGAAGGAGGAAACTACGAGCAAAACAGAATCGTCAACTGTGGAAGATGCTGAAATGGAAGAGGATAACCTTGACTATGAAAAAATTAAGGTGTTACCAGGAGCTTCTGAAGATGGCACTCTTGCGTCTTTCCAAATTGTTGACGAAGACCATACCTTAGGTAATGCCCTACGTTATATAATTATGAAGAATCCCGCGGTAGAATTCTGCGGTTATTCAATTCCTCATCCCTCAGAGAACAAGATGAATGTCAGAATTCAAACTTACGGAGATCAGACTGCTGTTCAAGTGCTACATAAAGGTCTAGATGATTTATCAAATTTGTGCGAGTACATAGAGGACACTTTTATGGCTAAAGTGAACGCCAAAGACTTTGCAACTGAAGAGCCTTAATTCATGTTCCATCTATTTTGTATATTAGTAATAAAGAGGATTAAACATATCTGACTGTGCCTATAACTGTACCCATCTCTAGCTCTGATGATATATCCGCTGCTTAGCTGTACCTATTTAGagtaagaaaaaagaaattctGCAAATTttcaatgaaaaaaaaaaaaaaaatttttctacataaaaaattttagaTTAAAATAAAATTTTACATGATTATTTTTATCCTTAGACCTGAGACACTTTTTATTCTCTTGTTGTATCACTTTGTTTCTCTATAATCGTAAGAAAAAAACATGTCATACGAAAACGACAACAGAGGATCATTCAGAAGTTACGGTGGCTCTAGTGGCCACAGTTACGAAAGACGAGACAACTTCCATAACGAAGGAGGCTACAGAGGCGGAGATCGTTATGGTGGAGATTTCAGAGGTGGTCGTAACAACTATGACGAACATGAACTTGGTTCCGGATTACAGAAACAAGAGTGGGATCTTGACACTATGCCAAAGTTTGAGAAGGATTTCTATAAGGAGGATCCTGTCGTTGCTGGTATGACCGAGGAGGCCATTGCTAAATTCAGAAAGGACAATGAGATGTCGATCTTCGGTAAGGATGTGCCAAGACCTATCTCGACTTTTGACGAGGCCGGATTTCCTGATTATGTCTTGAAAGAGGTCAAAGCTGAAGGTTTTGATAAGCCTACTGGTATCCAGTGCCAAGGTTGGCCTATGGCATTGTCTGGTAGGGACATGGTTGGTATTGCAGCTACCGGTTCTGGTAAGACTTTGGCATACTGTTTGCCTGCAATTGTTCATATCAATGCTCAACCATTGATTCAACCAGGTGACGGTCCCATTGTTTTGATTTTGGCACCTACCAGAGAGTTGGCCGTtcaaattcagaaagaatGTAGTAAATTTGGTAAATCTTCTAGAATTAGAAACACCTGTGTTTACGGAGGTGTTCCTAGAGGTCCTCAAATTAGAGATTTGGCCAGAGGTGTCGAGATTGTTATTGCCACTCCTGGTAGATTAATGGATATGTTGGAGTCTGGAAAGACTAACTTACGAAGAGTTACATACTTGGTTCTTGATGAGGCTGATAGAATGTTGGATATGGGTTTCGAACCTCAAATTAGAAAAATCGTTGATCAGATTCGTCCAGATAGACAGACCCTTATGTGGTCTGCTACCTGGCCCAAATCTGTGAAAGGTTTGGCTAGAGATTATTTGAAAGAGTATATCCAGGTGAACATTGGTTCATTGGAATTGTCCGCCTCTCATACAATCAAGCAAATAATTGACGTTATTTCTGAGTTCGAGAAACGAGACAAGTGCTGCAAGtacttggagaaggagatgttGACTGAGGATCCTAAGATCCTTGTCTTCGCTTCAACTAAGAGAACTTGCGACGAATTAACTACGTATCTTCGTGAGGAGGGATATCCAGCTCTTTCTATTCACGGTGATAAAGAACAGAGGGAAAGAGATTGGGTCTTAGAGGAATTCCGTTCAGGAAGATCTCCAATCATGGTTGCCACCGATGTGGCAGCCAGAGGTATAGGTAAGTACCACACAACGCTTTGCTACTAACAAATAGGATAATGGGCTGGGGTTCAGTTATAAAAGTTGGGTTAAGAAGGTTA is a window encoding:
- a CDS encoding uncharacterized protein (EggNog:ENOG41); protein product: MVDLTGTRSIGEMDTAELLDLLSKVTRTLKNRKAFPEVVEDEGTNEVLSDSNTETEDIYEDEFTLPPPPCFHGGRGPRGFPFPPPPPPPFLEMGFEGMPPPPPPPPPPFSIPGVNIFMTAPPPPPFGSHHHHGFEGFGEPQEPRGPRCPRGSRGRWGSRGPRGPPRRSRGPGGPRDPRDPRDPRGPRGPRGPKGPRDPREISKRPMGPWEPPMDYDFYSIPPPYPFEPFDGGERKFHQHRGPAEYCGRGRATGPGNSGFSGSSGGSGPNAPSGSHTDTLTTNTSSPTISALASSNPGLLAKLSDRLKLYDDILHRLLPDIKLTDLNDNPQPINPMKLMAALNKIRETNQNDSLSGSKAIAHTYDLLPEIPVPYIPTVKMPFGGTKGSPGMQGAKSIQGTQAIKPAQVTSGLDNFPFSAVSKAVALTPVGSSSCINSDDSSIGREIKIILPSREVALELIAKTWSSACVLFRFYHRPAFIEDLNELYDIDPSQYTNKQQRFLPLVYSVLACGALFFKSDEMTSGISTRKEAGPKVEDVEDEGYRYFTAARKLIDITDTRDTFGIQTIVMLIIFLQCSARLSTCYAYIGIALRAALREGLHRKLDYPFNAIELETRKRLFWTLYKMDIYVNTMLGLPRTISEDDFDQELPIELDDENITITGYRYERQGSRLSSSGIANAHTKLMLIMGHIVAKLYPVKRKSAPPKSRSFARAIQGHPGMAHDIVSELEMELQKWLDSLPMELKPGMEPPEQYLKANRLLHMSYLHVRIILYRPFIHYIAAGGRAASDIEGSTASLSKAQNCINVARVVVKLAEDMIERHLLSGSYWFSIYTIFFSVACLVYYVHYAPSLSADGNLDPNYLAVKKDAESGKKVLDQLKDSSTAARRTYNILNALFEQMNGRTAGSSHSEESFVTPRMGRWKQKESGPRESVGSPRDFPLSYSAVDAASHKLPNEQINKIINGVNFIDGVPTGINLATASLAEQGAGRNACVGPPAATSSRVKTANAAALSSSADIQSSYNSSTLPFEPATPFAPPSVVGENDPLGTSSIDSQYVPGPMDQLDMKIFGRFLPPYMLSQSVGHPQIQSIQESGTDSMQPLPAGTERDSFDANASASLMNRPQDVAAFLPYDGQQDSIFEQPTSAIPSGLSTVVQSEQQREQDQQKLQQEGDSVAFSSTASPTETPPLDSNFADFLFDDFFDNKRTRRDKQ
- a CDS encoding uncharacterized protein (EggNog:ENOG41) yields the protein MFPRQDSIFYPRFSFDGTAQQGYPGQATGQATGQQQQQQQQQQQQHAQGYHGVSGVNQVNQQPGNSVGGTNGNGAGNGINGQNGSNGGPGANGQNAGGANANAVNGAAGYAQPPQEFGYVDMQRDYSFMYPPGAAAAASQYGPFIQPYSSERMLHAGSDHLFGGRRPSEQLDAYGQPTPTLQNQGVNVNPSQAANQQNSAAAAAAAAQQYQQFQQAQQAGLISRQGSHFFKRIPSIQQPGATGGQEVQQGDIDSFLKRDGVGDILDNIPGYPDQGGNSGQQQVSSQQGERSQLGQGQSQQQGSGNGTRSRSSKSPQQQQAHRGSIYQAPMLPLPSRMVNQPLGYQAQQRGGPQGQQSAAAAQQNQFQQFQPQLQHPALQPQFQRSLQQLQRPQPQMMSFGTTQQEQAKNAIGKVRDRKTRRTRKHKKSESGSTILEGGSLKKKKSLPVQQLVPQMKNAARVATTVDGKAMLVPASEAMHTEDGRPLIGATKVDQLMLVIQARKKGMTGDIRQAEDGTVLEEISGPDESKRQSVLPNPVELVGGVEKPNIRGHKQHQCQYCMKKFTQSTHLEVHIRSHIGLKPYQCQYCSKRFTQGGNLRTHLRLHTGEKPFKCDTCGKMFSRKGNLQAHQLTHQNVRPYQCKFDNCNKSFTQLGNLKAHQNRFHQDTINALTNRLAHMRNLEDFERLPEQERDLLDYFASLYKNLNRGIRGRGRSPKRKDSKKK
- the RPC19 gene encoding RNA polymerase subunit AC19 (BUSCO:EOG09344KA0) is translated as MSDKEEENNQQKEETTSKTESSTVEDAEMEEDNLDYEKIKVLPGASEDGTLASFQIVDEDHTLGNALRYIIMKNPAVEFCGYSIPHPSENKMNVRIQTYGDQTAVQVLHKGLDDLSNLCEYIEDTFMAKVNAKDFATEEP
- the DBP2 gene encoding ATP-dependent RNA helicase dbp2 is translated as MSYENDNRGSFRSYGGSSGHSYERRDNFHNEGGYRGGDRYGGDFRGGRNNYDEHELGSGLQKQEWDLDTMPKFEKDFYKEDPVVAGMTEEAIAKFRKDNEMSIFGKDVPRPISTFDEAGFPDYVLKEVKAEGFDKPTGIQCQGWPMALSGRDMVGIAATGSGKTLAYCLPAIVHINAQPLIQPGDGPIVLILAPTRELAVQIQKECSKFGKSSRIRNTCVYGGVPRGPQIRDLARGVEIVIATPGRLMDMLESGKTNLRRVTYLVLDEADRMLDMGFEPQIRKIVDQIRPDRQTLMWSATWPKSVKGLARDYLKEYIQVNIGSLELSASHTIKQIIDVISEFEKRDKCCKYLEKEMLTEDPKILVFASTKRTCDELTTYLREEGYPALSIHGDKEQRERDWVLEEFRSGRSPIMVATDVAARGIDVKGVSSVINFDMPGNVEDYVHRIGRTGRAGAKGTAVTFFTKDSAGLAHDLIVILREAKQEIPDDLQALDRRGNRGGNGRGGYGGRGGGRRYGRGSGRGRGGYRRNNGYQSGANNAPMGQRRF